From Echinicola soli, a single genomic window includes:
- a CDS encoding metal ABC transporter ATP-binding protein — translation MIQQIENPVVEVHDLMVSYGQNPVLWNIDLTLPSGSLIGILGPNGAGKSTLIKAIMGLVEANSGYSRLFDQELNQVRNRVSYVPQRESVDWDFPASALDIVMMGTYHHLGLFKRPGKKEKELAMECLEKVNMKAFAKRQISELSGGQQQRVFIARALAQQADIYFMDEPFAGVDMSTEKALVELFREMTASGKTVIVVHHDIYSAGSYFDWLIMLNMHLVASGPTKEVLTEELLTKTYGGKLSTLTDIGEVIKKSDFNPLKS, via the coding sequence ATGATACAACAAATAGAGAACCCGGTAGTTGAGGTCCATGACCTAATGGTCAGCTATGGACAAAATCCGGTGCTTTGGAATATAGACCTTACCCTGCCATCGGGATCATTAATTGGTATTTTAGGACCAAATGGTGCAGGGAAATCCACCCTCATTAAGGCCATTATGGGCTTGGTAGAGGCGAATAGCGGCTATTCCAGACTGTTTGACCAGGAGTTAAACCAAGTCAGAAATAGGGTAAGCTATGTTCCTCAGCGTGAGTCTGTGGACTGGGACTTTCCTGCATCTGCACTGGACATCGTCATGATGGGCACCTATCATCATTTGGGGCTGTTCAAAAGGCCTGGCAAAAAGGAAAAGGAATTGGCTATGGAGTGCCTGGAAAAAGTAAACATGAAAGCCTTTGCCAAAAGACAGATCAGTGAGCTTTCCGGTGGCCAACAGCAACGGGTGTTTATCGCCCGAGCCTTGGCCCAGCAGGCAGACATCTATTTTATGGACGAGCCCTTTGCCGGTGTGGACATGAGCACCGAAAAAGCCTTGGTGGAGCTGTTCAGAGAAATGACCGCCAGTGGAAAAACGGTGATTGTGGTCCACCATGATATTTATTCAGCTGGAAGCTATTTCGACTGGTTGATCATGCTCAATATGCACTTGGTGGCTTCTGGTCCGACCAAGGAAGTACTGACCGAAGAACTATTGACCAAAACCTACGGCGGTAAGTTATCCACACTGACAGATATTGGCGAAGTGATCAAGAAAAGTGATTTTAACCCATTAAAGAGCTGA
- a CDS encoding metal ABC transporter permease, whose amino-acid sequence MEEFIYFFSFQDPNVLMVVTGIVLLSISAAMVGTFTFLDKKALVGDAISHAVLPGVCLAFMISGNKNPYWIVSGAFVTGALSTYTITWVANYTKLKEDTVIASVLSIFFGVGIVMMTQLQQTGNASLSGLDHFIFGNAISIVGQDLWVYGFLALAIIIVILVFYKEFQLMVFNRSFAESVGLPVKRLEFLFNSLMVLAVVTGIQAIGVVLMAALLITPAAAAKFWTNRLSLMLLIAVIFSVVSGIVGAYISFVLPHMPTGPWVVIVLSLIAFLSFFFSTKKGILTKWISKRNYQRKIHRDHILKALFSANEQGHEGLSSSEVYANFPGKSFRTQYAINKLGKEGYIYEKQLVISLTKKGIKEAGRIVRLHRLWELYMTEYMNIAPDHVHDSAEKLEHIITPELERQLDKNLNFPQEDPHQSIIPRDKDKS is encoded by the coding sequence ATGGAAGAATTTATTTACTTCTTTTCCTTTCAGGACCCTAACGTCTTAATGGTCGTCACAGGCATTGTTTTGCTGTCCATTAGTGCTGCCATGGTGGGAACATTTACATTTCTGGACAAAAAGGCATTGGTTGGCGATGCCATTTCCCATGCGGTACTACCCGGGGTCTGTTTGGCCTTTATGATTTCTGGCAACAAGAATCCCTATTGGATCGTATCAGGAGCGTTTGTTACGGGCGCTTTGTCCACTTATACCATCACTTGGGTAGCTAATTACACCAAACTGAAAGAAGACACTGTCATCGCTTCGGTTTTGTCAATTTTCTTTGGTGTAGGGATCGTGATGATGACCCAGCTGCAACAAACCGGTAATGCCTCCCTTTCAGGATTGGACCATTTTATTTTTGGTAATGCCATTTCCATTGTAGGCCAGGACCTTTGGGTCTATGGCTTTTTGGCCTTGGCCATTATCATAGTGATCTTGGTTTTCTACAAGGAATTCCAACTCATGGTTTTCAACCGCTCTTTTGCAGAAAGTGTTGGACTTCCAGTCAAACGACTTGAATTCTTGTTTAATTCATTAATGGTCCTGGCAGTGGTAACAGGCATTCAGGCCATTGGTGTGGTGCTAATGGCTGCGTTGTTGATCACACCTGCAGCGGCCGCTAAATTCTGGACCAACCGCCTAAGCCTAATGCTGCTGATCGCGGTCATCTTTTCGGTGGTCTCTGGAATTGTAGGTGCCTATATTTCATTTGTACTGCCTCATATGCCTACGGGACCATGGGTAGTGATTGTGTTGTCGCTAATTGCCTTTCTATCTTTTTTCTTTTCTACGAAAAAAGGAATCCTCACCAAATGGATCTCCAAAAGAAACTATCAGCGAAAAATTCATCGGGACCATATTCTGAAAGCATTATTTTCCGCAAATGAACAAGGCCATGAAGGACTTTCATCTAGTGAGGTCTATGCGAATTTTCCCGGTAAAAGCTTTCGGACACAATATGCCATAAACAAGTTAGGAAAAGAAGGTTATATTTATGAAAAACAGCTAGTTATATCGTTGACCAAAAAAGGAATTAAAGAGGCTGGGAGGATCGTAAGGCTCCACAGGCTGTGGGAATTATACATGACTGAATACATGAACATAGCACCGGACCATGTGCACGACAGTGCCGAAAAGCTGGAACATATTATTACCCCTGAACTGGAAAGACAGTTGGACAAAAACCTGAATTTTCCACAAGAAGATCCCCATCAGTCCATTATACCACGAGATAAAGATAAATCATGA
- a CDS encoding metal ABC transporter permease, translating into MNFDPNAFLIITTGSMIAISCGLLGVFLMLRKMAMTGDAISHAVLPGIVIAFLVSGSRHGLTMVIGAGLVGILATVFIEYLSNKVKLQSDASIGITFTSLFAIGIIMITFLANEIDLDQDCVLYGEIAYVPIDLWITGAGKIMGPRVTYLSLINMALVIGFITLFFKELKISTFDKEFAATIGLNTVLVNYGLMGMVSYTTVSSFEAVGAILVVALMVVPPATAYLWTKNLYKLIRLTVLLGIIISFLGYYLAYFLNSSIAGAMASVAGVFFFTTVVLQRKQIPRIKKKLSTMKLND; encoded by the coding sequence ATGAATTTTGACCCTAATGCATTTCTGATCATCACCACTGGATCAATGATCGCCATTTCATGCGGACTATTGGGGGTTTTTCTTATGCTCCGCAAAATGGCCATGACAGGAGACGCCATTTCTCATGCGGTACTACCGGGAATTGTCATCGCCTTTCTGGTATCCGGAAGCCGCCATGGATTGACCATGGTCATCGGTGCTGGGTTAGTGGGAATCCTTGCCACCGTATTTATTGAATACCTGAGCAATAAAGTAAAACTACAATCCGATGCTTCCATTGGCATTACGTTCACTTCACTTTTTGCGATCGGAATCATCATGATTACTTTTTTGGCAAACGAAATTGACCTTGACCAGGACTGTGTGCTGTACGGTGAAATTGCATATGTGCCCATTGACTTGTGGATCACGGGTGCCGGTAAGATTATGGGGCCCAGGGTAACCTATCTTTCCCTAATAAACATGGCTCTGGTAATTGGGTTTATCACCCTGTTTTTCAAGGAGTTAAAGATAAGCACTTTTGATAAAGAATTTGCCGCCACCATTGGCTTAAATACTGTTTTGGTAAATTATGGCTTGATGGGCATGGTGTCCTATACCACAGTGAGTTCCTTTGAAGCAGTGGGAGCTATTCTAGTGGTAGCGCTGATGGTAGTGCCTCCCGCCACTGCTTATCTCTGGACAAAGAATCTTTATAAACTGATCCGATTGACCGTATTACTGGGCATTATTATCTCGTTTTTGGGGTATTACTTAGCCTATTTCCTTAACAGTTCAATCGCCGGAGCCATGGCTTCAGTGGCAGGTGTATTTTTCTTTACCACCGTCGTATTACAGCGAAAACAAATCCCCCGCATCAAAAAGAAGCTATCCACCATGAAATTAAATGATTAA
- a CDS encoding group III truncated hemoglobin, translated as MTKQDISNREDVEKLVHTFYGQVRQHPDLGPIFNGIVTNWPEHLERLSDFWEMILLQSGPGKNKFNPLKAHKEVDQKTGQGLSQVHFGNWLELWFTTLDMLFEGRVADHAKEHARNMASILFLRIYEARDR; from the coding sequence ATGACGAAGCAGGATATCAGTAATAGGGAAGATGTGGAAAAACTGGTGCATACATTTTATGGACAAGTACGCCAACACCCGGATTTAGGGCCAATTTTTAATGGAATAGTGACCAATTGGCCGGAACACCTGGAAAGATTATCGGATTTTTGGGAAATGATCCTGCTGCAATCAGGGCCTGGTAAGAATAAATTCAATCCACTGAAAGCACACAAAGAGGTAGATCAGAAAACAGGACAGGGACTCAGCCAAGTACACTTTGGAAACTGGCTGGAGTTGTGGTTTACCACTTTGGACATGTTGTTTGAAGGAAGAGTAGCCGACCATGCCAAAGAACACGCCCGAAATATGGCCAGTATTTTGTTTTTGAGGATTTACGAGGCAAGGGATCGTTAG
- a CDS encoding OsmC family protein, with product MKFSRKGSANWKGSGKEGKGTVSTETTVLDNTPYSFKSRFEEGKGTNPEELLGAAHAGCFSMKLSFVLNEMGFTADNIDTTAKVTMQDGKITNVHLDLSAKVPDISDDDFQKAAKDAKENCPVSALFSTEITMDAKLG from the coding sequence ATGAAATTTTCAAGAAAAGGATCAGCTAACTGGAAAGGCAGTGGAAAAGAAGGCAAAGGCACTGTCAGCACCGAAACCACGGTTTTGGATAATACGCCATATTCTTTCAAATCACGTTTTGAAGAGGGAAAAGGTACCAATCCTGAAGAACTGCTGGGTGCTGCCCATGCAGGGTGTTTCTCGATGAAGCTGAGTTTTGTGCTCAATGAAATGGGCTTTACTGCTGATAACATCGATACTACCGCAAAAGTAACCATGCAGGATGGCAAGATCACCAATGTGCATTTGGATCTTAGCGCCAAAGTTCCAGATATCAGTGACGACGATTTCCAAAAAGCTGCTAAAGACGCTAAAGAAAACTGTCCTGTTTCCGCCCTCTTCAGCACGGAGATAACCATGGATGCCAAATTAGGGTAA
- a CDS encoding aldo/keto reductase — MKSLTFSNGDKMPILGLGTWQSKPGEVYEAVLKAIEVGYRHFDCAYIYKNEKEIGDAFAKAFADKTIKRSDIWVTSKLWNDSHKPEHVLPALENTLKDLQLDYLDLYLVHWPLALKYGVDFPESNADFESLESIPLSTTWTAMEGLLETGKVKHIGVSNFKINKLKEVLSKAKVKPEVNQVEMHPFLPQQGLVDFCKNEDIHLTAYAPLGAAYRTQGQGGVDLPILLENEHVKDIANKLNASTAQVVLAWNLQRDIAVIPKSVTPSRIEENFKSNLLTLSQEEMDQLNQLEGPYRFTDGKLWTAHNSPYEFSDFWEEYS; from the coding sequence ATGAAATCACTAACTTTTAGTAATGGGGATAAAATGCCCATTTTAGGTCTGGGCACTTGGCAATCAAAGCCAGGAGAGGTTTATGAAGCAGTTTTAAAAGCCATCGAAGTGGGCTACCGTCACTTTGATTGTGCATATATCTATAAAAACGAAAAAGAAATAGGGGATGCATTTGCTAAGGCATTTGCAGATAAAACTATCAAAAGAAGTGATATTTGGGTTACGTCTAAGCTTTGGAATGACAGTCATAAACCCGAACACGTCCTTCCTGCTTTAGAAAACACGCTAAAGGACCTTCAGCTCGACTATCTGGATCTCTATTTGGTACATTGGCCATTGGCCCTGAAGTATGGGGTGGACTTCCCTGAATCCAATGCGGATTTTGAATCCTTGGAGAGCATTCCGTTATCCACCACCTGGACGGCCATGGAAGGACTTTTGGAAACTGGAAAAGTAAAACATATCGGTGTTTCCAATTTTAAAATCAATAAGCTTAAGGAAGTTCTCTCCAAAGCAAAGGTAAAGCCTGAAGTCAACCAAGTCGAAATGCATCCATTTTTACCCCAGCAGGGATTGGTAGATTTCTGCAAAAATGAGGACATACATCTTACTGCTTATGCGCCACTTGGTGCTGCATATAGAACTCAGGGGCAAGGTGGGGTAGACCTTCCCATCCTTTTAGAAAACGAACATGTAAAAGATATAGCCAATAAGCTAAATGCCAGTACCGCTCAAGTAGTGCTGGCCTGGAATCTTCAACGGGATATAGCTGTGATTCCCAAGTCAGTAACCCCTTCTAGGATTGAGGAAAACTTTAAGTCAAATCTATTAACCTTGAGTCAAGAGGAAATGGATCAACTCAACCAACTTGAAGGCCCTTACCGCTTTACCGACGGTAAATTATGGACAGCGCATAACAGTCCTTACGAATTTTCTGATTTCTGGGAAGAATATTCCTAA
- a CDS encoding dodecin family protein — protein MSIVKIIEVIASSEKSFDDAVKNAVTEASKTVKNIKSVYVENMKANVENNQIVSYGINAKVSFEVN, from the coding sequence ATGTCTATAGTGAAGATTATTGAAGTTATTGCCAGTTCTGAAAAAAGCTTTGATGATGCCGTCAAAAATGCCGTCACTGAAGCTTCCAAAACGGTAAAAAACATTAAGTCCGTTTATGTAGAAAACATGAAAGCCAATGTGGAAAACAACCAAATCGTTTCTTATGGGATAAATGCAAAGGTCTCCTTTGAAGTGAATTGA
- the thiH gene encoding 2-iminoacetate synthase ThiH, whose amino-acid sequence MSEFKDLLSQYPPEKVHQALTNVTATRVEQTLAKKERDLEDFLVMISPAAAPYLEVMAQKSRQLTLQRFGNNMQLFAPLYLSNECQNICTYCGFSLDNKIPRKTLSDKEIMKEVEVLKGMGFEHILLVTGEANRTVGVDYLAHAIQLIKPHFANVSMEVQPLDQDEYERLISSGLHSVLVYQETYYRETYKIHHPKGKKSNFDYRLETPDRLGRAGIHKIGIGSLIGLEDWRVDSFYTAMHLRYLEKKYWQTKYAISFPRLRPFSGGQEPKVAMSDRELVQLICAYRLMDPDVELSLSTRETEHFRNHVIKLGITSMSAGSKTNPGGYAAGKESLEQFEISDERSPRKVADLLERNGYQPVWKDWDPILQGTFG is encoded by the coding sequence ATGAGTGAATTTAAAGACCTTCTATCTCAATATCCACCAGAAAAAGTACATCAAGCTTTAACCAATGTTACTGCTACAAGAGTAGAGCAAACCTTGGCCAAAAAAGAAAGGGACCTGGAAGACTTCTTGGTCATGATTTCTCCAGCAGCAGCTCCCTATCTAGAGGTGATGGCGCAAAAGAGCCGTCAATTGACACTGCAACGGTTTGGTAACAATATGCAACTTTTTGCCCCACTGTACCTTTCCAATGAATGCCAAAATATCTGCACCTATTGCGGGTTCAGTCTGGACAATAAAATCCCACGTAAAACCCTTTCTGACAAAGAAATCATGAAGGAAGTGGAAGTGCTTAAGGGAATGGGTTTTGAACATATTCTCCTAGTAACCGGTGAGGCAAACAGAACGGTGGGGGTGGACTATCTAGCGCATGCCATTCAGCTCATCAAGCCTCATTTTGCCAATGTCAGTATGGAAGTACAGCCGCTTGACCAGGATGAATACGAGCGGCTGATCAGCAGTGGCCTTCACAGTGTATTGGTTTACCAGGAGACCTATTACCGCGAAACCTACAAAATCCACCATCCAAAAGGCAAAAAGTCTAACTTTGACTATCGGCTCGAAACGCCCGACCGACTAGGAAGAGCGGGTATACACAAGATTGGCATTGGTTCGCTGATCGGTCTGGAAGACTGGCGGGTAGACAGTTTTTACACCGCCATGCACTTGCGCTATTTAGAGAAGAAATATTGGCAGACAAAATATGCCATCTCTTTTCCCCGACTGAGGCCATTTTCGGGCGGTCAAGAACCCAAGGTAGCCATGAGTGACAGGGAATTGGTACAGCTTATCTGCGCATATCGCCTTATGGATCCTGATGTAGAGTTGTCATTATCCACGCGTGAAACAGAGCACTTCAGAAACCATGTGATCAAGCTGGGCATTACGTCCATGAGCGCGGGCTCCAAAACCAATCCAGGAGGATATGCCGCAGGCAAGGAGTCCTTGGAGCAATTCGAGATTTCAGACGAACGGAGTCCCAGGAAAGTAGCGGATTTATTGGAAAGGAATGGTTATCAACCGGTTTGGAAGGACTGGGATCCTATTTTACAAGGTACTTTTGGGTAA
- a CDS encoding thiazole synthase, with protein sequence MLTIANKTFTSRLFTGTGKFPTYQSMQDSLEASGSELVTVALRRVNVKDKDDDMLAHLSHPRINLLPNTSGVRTAKEAVFAAQLAREALETQWVKLEIHPDPKYLLPDPIETLKATEELVKEGFVVLPYVHADPVLCKRLEEAGAAAVMPLGSPIGSNNGLKTLDFLKIIIEQSNVPVVIDAGLGVPSHAAQAMEIGADAVLVNTAIAVAQNPVEMAKAFKMAVEAGRMAYACGKGAISTQANPSSPLTEFLSYE encoded by the coding sequence ATGTTGACCATTGCCAATAAAACATTTACATCCAGGCTCTTTACAGGAACTGGAAAATTCCCTACTTACCAATCCATGCAGGATTCGCTCGAGGCTTCGGGATCCGAACTAGTGACAGTGGCACTGAGAAGAGTAAATGTCAAGGACAAAGATGATGATATGTTGGCTCACTTATCCCATCCCAGAATTAACTTGCTTCCGAATACTTCGGGTGTACGAACAGCTAAAGAAGCCGTTTTTGCGGCTCAACTGGCCAGAGAGGCATTGGAAACCCAATGGGTGAAGCTGGAAATACATCCGGATCCCAAATATTTATTGCCCGACCCTATAGAGACACTAAAAGCTACGGAAGAATTGGTGAAGGAAGGCTTTGTGGTATTGCCCTATGTCCATGCAGACCCGGTGCTATGTAAAAGGCTTGAGGAAGCAGGGGCAGCTGCAGTGATGCCGCTAGGTTCTCCCATTGGCAGCAATAATGGCCTCAAAACCCTTGATTTCCTCAAAATAATTATTGAACAAAGTAACGTTCCGGTGGTCATAGATGCGGGGCTGGGCGTTCCATCCCATGCTGCCCAAGCCATGGAAATAGGGGCTGACGCGGTTTTGGTCAATACGGCCATTGCCGTAGCCCAAAATCCCGTAGAAATGGCAAAAGCTTTTAAGATGGCTGTTGAAGCAGGTAGAATGGCCTATGCGTGTGGTAAAGGAGCTATCAGTACCCAAGCAAATCCAAGTAGTCCATTAACAGAATTCTTATCCTATGAGTGA
- a CDS encoding thiamine phosphate synthase: protein MSTISFLHYITPNLDHPKDYLDTIQTYGEAGGKWVQLRMKAFPKSVILRTAYRAKEICDVFGCSLIINDHPEIAHKSGAYGVHVGKNDKSVEDIRERYGNRMVIGATANTLEDILAAANTADYIGLGPFRFTSTKKDLSKILGITGYQVIMDKVKTMFPDLPIIAIGGIISEDLASLKAIGLDGVAVSGLLHQSETPQELIKEIKNTFDYVDHCQ, encoded by the coding sequence ATGAGCACGATCAGTTTTTTACATTATATCACACCCAATCTAGACCATCCAAAAGACTATCTGGACACCATACAGACGTATGGTGAGGCGGGTGGAAAATGGGTTCAGCTGAGAATGAAAGCATTTCCAAAATCGGTTATCCTAAGAACAGCATATAGGGCCAAAGAAATTTGCGATGTATTTGGGTGTTCTTTGATCATCAATGATCATCCTGAGATCGCCCATAAGTCAGGTGCTTATGGCGTACATGTGGGCAAAAATGATAAATCAGTTGAGGATATCAGGGAGCGATATGGTAACCGAATGGTCATTGGCGCGACTGCCAATACGCTGGAAGACATCCTGGCCGCTGCCAATACTGCTGACTATATCGGTCTGGGACCATTTCGTTTTACCAGTACCAAAAAAGATTTAAGTAAAATACTTGGAATAACTGGTTATCAAGTTATTATGGATAAAGTGAAGACGATGTTTCCTGATCTCCCCATCATTGCCATAGGAGGAATAATCAGTGAAGACCTCGCTTCTCTAAAAGCGATCGGTTTGGATGGAGTGGCCGTCAGCGGTTTGCTTCACCAAAGCGAGACGCCACAAGAATTAATCAAAGAAATTAAAAATACATTCGACTATGTTGACCATTGCCAATAA
- a CDS encoding thiamine phosphate synthase: protein MKLILISSPNKEKEEIQTMVRLLDHGLYRLHIRKPSWSKAQMEELIEQVPTVYYSKISFHEHHELVHQYGVGGTHFKSDQLICPGSVVTSKSFHKLEDLQESPNAALDYSFISPVFDSISKPGYRQAFTTHKLSEWTAAYKGDLPFQLFALGGITPEHLPYLDSIGFDGAAIMGGIWNGENTEIRLKRFLNYKNTALK, encoded by the coding sequence ATGAAGCTGATTTTAATCAGTTCTCCCAATAAAGAAAAAGAGGAAATCCAAACCATGGTCCGGCTCTTGGACCATGGCCTTTATCGCCTGCACATCCGAAAGCCAAGTTGGTCAAAAGCCCAAATGGAAGAATTAATCGAACAAGTGCCTACTGTCTATTATTCTAAAATTTCATTTCATGAGCACCATGAGTTGGTTCATCAATATGGGGTGGGAGGAACGCATTTTAAAAGTGACCAGCTCATTTGTCCAGGGTCGGTCGTGACCAGTAAGTCCTTTCACAAACTGGAAGATTTGCAAGAATCCCCAAATGCAGCACTGGATTATTCATTTATAAGCCCGGTTTTTGATAGCATCTCAAAACCCGGTTACCGACAAGCCTTTACTACCCATAAACTCAGCGAATGGACTGCAGCTTATAAAGGAGATTTACCTTTCCAATTATTTGCCCTCGGCGGGATTACTCCTGAACATTTACCTTATCTAGACTCGATTGGATTTGACGGGGCAGCTATAATGGGAGGTATTTGGAACGGGGAAAATACTGAAATACGACTAAAGCGGTTCTTGAACTATAAAAATACAGCCCTAAAATGA
- the thiC gene encoding phosphomethylpyrimidine synthase ThiC: MKTLSQENIKSYITTDPFPNSKKVYVKGKLHPIKVAMREIALHDTVSHLDRHETVEKNPPVTVYDTSGPYTDPSLEIDVKKGLPRLREEWITNTGDVELLDQLTSAYGQRRLANPALDKLRFDLVKMPYRAKSEKNVSQMHYAKMGIITPEMEYIAIRENQRIDELQELPKQHPGQNYGANTPKGMITPEFVRDEVAQGRAVIPANINHPEAEPMIIGRNFLVKINANIGNSAIGSSIEEEVEKAVWACRWGADTIMDLSTGKNIHETREWILRNSPVPIGTVPIYQALEKVNGKAEDLTWELFRDTLIEQAEQGVDYFTIHAGVLLRYVPMTAKRVTGIVSRGGSIMAKWCLAHHKENFLYTHFEEICEIMKAYNVTFSLGDGLRPGSIADANDAAQFAELETLGELTQIAWKHNVQTIIEGPGHIPMHMIKENMDKQLVECGEAPFYTLGPLTTDIAPGYDHITSGIGAAMIGWYGCAMLCYVTPKEHLGLPEKKDVKDGVITYKIAAHAADLAKGHPGAQYRDDALSKARFEFRWEDQFNLSLDPDTARSFHDETLPADGAKIAHFCSMCGPNFCSMKITQDVRDYADKNGLNDQEAIEAGMQKKAEEFSENGGEIYLNQ, translated from the coding sequence ATGAAAACACTCAGTCAAGAAAACATTAAGTCTTACATTACCACGGATCCTTTTCCCAATTCCAAAAAAGTTTACGTGAAAGGCAAACTACACCCCATCAAGGTAGCCATGCGGGAAATAGCGCTGCACGATACCGTTTCACACCTTGACCGTCATGAGACGGTAGAGAAAAATCCACCAGTGACCGTTTACGATACCAGTGGTCCCTATACTGACCCTTCATTGGAAATAGATGTTAAAAAAGGACTTCCCCGACTTCGGGAAGAGTGGATCACCAATACCGGAGATGTGGAGTTACTTGATCAGCTCACTTCGGCATATGGTCAGCGCAGGTTGGCCAATCCGGCATTGGATAAGTTACGTTTTGACTTGGTGAAGATGCCTTACCGTGCCAAATCTGAAAAGAATGTCAGCCAAATGCACTATGCCAAAATGGGTATCATCACTCCAGAAATGGAATACATTGCTATCCGGGAAAACCAGCGTATAGATGAGCTTCAAGAGCTGCCCAAGCAGCATCCGGGCCAAAACTATGGTGCCAATACACCAAAAGGCATGATCACACCGGAGTTTGTCCGTGATGAAGTGGCCCAGGGCAGGGCAGTAATCCCTGCCAATATCAACCACCCCGAAGCAGAGCCCATGATCATTGGCCGTAACTTTTTGGTCAAGATCAATGCCAATATTGGGAATTCGGCCATTGGCTCCAGTATAGAGGAGGAGGTAGAAAAAGCGGTGTGGGCATGTCGTTGGGGAGCGGATACGATCATGGACCTTTCCACAGGCAAAAACATCCATGAAACCCGGGAATGGATCCTGCGTAACAGCCCTGTTCCGATAGGGACGGTGCCTATTTACCAGGCCTTGGAAAAAGTAAACGGCAAGGCAGAAGACCTTACCTGGGAATTGTTCAGGGACACCTTGATCGAGCAGGCAGAGCAAGGAGTGGATTATTTCACTATTCACGCGGGCGTATTGCTCCGGTACGTTCCCATGACTGCCAAGAGGGTAACGGGCATCGTTTCCAGGGGTGGTTCTATTATGGCCAAATGGTGTCTTGCCCATCATAAGGAGAATTTTCTGTATACCCATTTCGAGGAAATCTGCGAGATCATGAAAGCTTATAATGTGACCTTTTCATTGGGAGATGGCCTCCGTCCCGGATCCATCGCCGATGCCAATGATGCGGCCCAGTTTGCGGAGCTGGAAACCTTGGGTGAGCTTACCCAGATCGCATGGAAGCATAATGTGCAGACCATTATCGAAGGTCCAGGCCATATTCCGATGCACATGATCAAGGAAAACATGGACAAGCAATTGGTAGAATGTGGAGAAGCACCTTTTTATACATTGGGGCCATTGACTACTGATATAGCTCCAGGCTACGATCATATTACCTCTGGAATAGGAGCTGCTATGATCGGCTGGTACGGCTGTGCGATGCTTTGTTATGTGACACCAAAAGAGCATTTAGGTTTACCGGAGAAAAAGGACGTTAAAGATGGTGTCATCACCTATAAGATCGCTGCGCATGCAGCAGACTTGGCCAAAGGCCATCCCGGTGCCCAATATCGAGACGATGCACTTAGCAAGGCCCGCTTCGAATTCCGCTGGGAAGACCAGTTTAACCTTTCCTTGGATCCAGACACCGCCAGGTCTTTCCATGATGAAACACTTCCTGCGGATGGCGCCAAAATAGCCCACTTCTGCAGCATGTGCGGTCCTAACTTCTGTAGCATGAAAATCACACAGGATGTGCGGGACTATGCCGACAAAAATGGCCTAAATGACCAAGAAGCCATCGAAGCAGGTATGCAGAAAAAGGCGGAGGAGTTTTCCGAAAATGGTGGTGAAATCTACCTTAACCAATAA
- the thiS gene encoding sulfur carrier protein ThiS, which yields MNFLLNDEPFELTDGDLSLSGMLHKKEIHPTRGMALAVNDQVIPKSEWDHYKLSENDQILIIKATQGG from the coding sequence ATGAATTTTCTCCTTAACGATGAGCCCTTTGAGCTTACAGACGGGGATTTGTCATTGTCAGGAATGCTCCATAAAAAGGAAATCCACCCGACTCGTGGCATGGCCTTGGCCGTCAATGATCAGGTAATCCCCAAATCTGAATGGGATCATTACAAACTCTCCGAAAACGATCAAATCCTCATCATAAAAGCTACACAAGGCGGGTGA